Below is a genomic region from Citrobacter telavivensis.
TAACAAAGAATATCTCTACTACAAAGCGATTGCGCCCACCGTGGCGTTTATCCGCGCCACAACCTGCGACAGCGAAGGCTACGCCTCGTTTGAAGATGAGGTGATGTACCTCGACGCGCTCGTGCTGGCTCAGGCGGTACATAACCACGGCGGCATCGTGATGATGCAGGTGCAGAAGATGGTCAAAAAAGCCACGCTGCATCCCAAATCCGTGCGTATCCCCGGCTATCTGGTGGATATCGTGGTCGTTGACCCGGATCAGACGCAACTGTACGGCGGCGCGCCGGTGAACCGTTTTATCTCGGGCGATTTCACCCTCGACGACAGCACTCAACTCTCCCTGCCCCTCAACCAGCGCAAACTGGTCGCTCGCCGCGCGCTGTATGAGATGCGTAAAGGCGCGGTGGGTAACGTCGGCGTCGGCATCGCGGATGGCATTGGGCTGGTGGCCCGGGAAGAAGGCTGTGCGGATGACTTTGTGCTGACCGTCGAAACCGGCCCCGTTGGCGGCATCACCTCACAGGGCGTCGCCTTCGGCGCGAACGTCAACACTCGCGCCATTCTTGATATGACCTCGCAGTTTGACTTCTACCACGGCGGAGGACTGGACGTTTGCTATCTGAGCTTTGCGGAAGTCGACCGTCATGGCAACGTCGGGGTACATAAATTCAACGGCAAAATCATGGGTACCGGCGGTTTTATCGATATTAGCGCCACCTCGAAGAAAATTGTTTTCTGCGGCACGTTAACCGCCGGCAGTCTGAAAACAGAGGTTGCCGACGGTAAATTAACCATCGTCCAGGAAGGCCGGGTGAATAAATTCATCAGCGAACTGCCGGAAATCACCTTCAGCGGAAAAATCGCGCTCGAGCGCGGACTGGACGTGCGCTATATCACCGAGCGCGCGGTATTTACGCTGAAAGAGGACGGTCTGCATCTTATTGAGATTGCCCCAGGGGTGGATCTGGAACGCGATATTCTGGCCAAAATGGATTTCGCACCGGTTATTTCGCCGAACCTGAAACTGATGGATGAAAGATTATTTATCGACGCCACCATGGGTTTTGAACTGCCGGAAGCGGCTAATTAAAAGGAGTACGATGATGGACTTTTCTTTAACCGAAGAGCAAGAGCTGCTGCTTGCCAGTATTCGAGAACTGATCACCAGCAATTTTCCGGAAGAGTATTTCCGTACCTGCGATCAGACGGCGACCTACCCCAGAGAGTTTATGCGCGCGCTGGCCGACAACGGTATTTCTATGCTGGGCGTACCGGAAGAGTTCGGCGGCATTCCGGCAGACTACGTGACGCAAATGCTGGCCCTGATGGAAGTGTCAAAATGTGGCGCCCCGGCCTTTTTGATCACCAACGGCCAGTGTATTCACAGCATGCGCCGCTTTGGTTCGCCAGAGCAACTGCGCAAAACAGCGGAAAGCACACTGGAAACCGGCGATCCGGCCTATGCGCTGGCGTTAACCGAGCCGGG
It encodes:
- a CDS encoding acetate CoA-transferase YdiF encodes the protein MKPERPPRVNGRVPVLSAQDAVNYIKDEDVLCILGAGGGILEATTLITALADKYKQTQTPRNLSIISPTGLGDRADRGISPLAQEGLVKWALCGHWGQSPRISDLAEQNKIAAYNYPQGVLTQALRASAAHQPGILSDIGIGTFVDPRQQGGKLNEVTKEDLIKLVEIDNKEYLYYKAIAPTVAFIRATTCDSEGYASFEDEVMYLDALVLAQAVHNHGGIVMMQVQKMVKKATLHPKSVRIPGYLVDIVVVDPDQTQLYGGAPVNRFISGDFTLDDSTQLSLPLNQRKLVARRALYEMRKGAVGNVGVGIADGIGLVAREEGCADDFVLTVETGPVGGITSQGVAFGANVNTRAILDMTSQFDFYHGGGLDVCYLSFAEVDRHGNVGVHKFNGKIMGTGGFIDISATSKKIVFCGTLTAGSLKTEVADGKLTIVQEGRVNKFISELPEITFSGKIALERGLDVRYITERAVFTLKEDGLHLIEIAPGVDLERDILAKMDFAPVISPNLKLMDERLFIDATMGFELPEAAN